The Actinomycetes bacterium region GCCCGGACGCCGTTCAGCCGCCGCCGCTACGTGCTCGCCTGCCTCGCGCTGGCCGCGCTGGCGGGGGAGCACCGGGCGTGCCGGTCCCGGTCGCGGCGCTGGAGGCGCGGATGGCGGCACTGGCCGCCGAGCACGAGGCGCATTGGCGCAAGGGGAGCGCCGACCCGGGCGCCGCAGCGGCCCTGTGCCGGCTCGCGATCGCCCGGCTGGAGGCCCTCGGCCTGCTGCGCCGCGGCGGCGACGGGGTGACCGCCCTGCCCGCCCTTGCCCGCTTCGCCTACGCCGAGCCCGTCCTCCAACCCTGCCTGGGAGCGGCGCGATGACCGCCGCTGGCAACGGGCAGCGCCCGCACCTGGACGGCGAGGACCGGCGTCCCGGCGACCGCTCCGGCGGGCTGCCGCTGCCCGGACATGAACGATGGCAGCCGCTGCGGGCCGGCCTTGTCGACCTGTTCCTCACGACGACGAGGAGTTCCGCTTCCGCGACGGCCACCTGCTGCTGCGCGGCAACAACGGCACCGGCAAGTCCAAGGTGCTCGCGCTCATGCTGCCGTTCCTGCTGGACGGCGAGCTGGCCCCCCACCGGGTCGAGCCCGGCGCCGACCCGGGCAAGCGGATGGAGTGGAACCTCCTGCTCGGCGGTCGCTACCAGGAGCGGCTCGGCTACACCTGGCTGGAGCGCGGCCGCCTCGCCGAGGATGGCAGCCCCGCGTACCTCACCCTCGGCTGCGGCCTCAAGGCCGTCGCCGGCTGCGGGATCGCCACCCGCTGGTCCTTGGTGCGAGAGAGCCCGTGATTCAGACTGCTGCGGGGACCTTCCCGGCACCGCGAACTGTCTGCTGTGAGCACGCGTTGCAGCATCGTTGACTCGGTTGGTCCCGCCGGGCACCGCACCGACACGACGAGGAGGTGTCCACGGTGGCGGTGATCTACCAGCGCTGCGCCGGGCTGGACGTCGGCAAGGACGAGGTCGTTGCCTGCACGCGGGTGCCCGCTGGCAGCGGCGGCGGGCGT contains the following coding sequences:
- a CDS encoding DUF2398 family protein is translated as MPVPVAALEARMAALAAEHEAHWRKGSADPGAAAALCRLAIARLEALGLLRRGGDGVTALPALARFAYAEPVLQPCLGAAR